Proteins encoded in a region of the Chrysemys picta bellii isolate R12L10 unplaced genomic scaffold, ASM1138683v2 scaf4203, whole genome shotgun sequence genome:
- the LOC135980548 gene encoding S-antigen protein-like, with product MRAVVLGRGPVGPGAPSAGGRRGRAPAVPGTRGAGGAERRGCRGPGAPSAGGAGEQGGRGRQVPGAGGAERRQCRGPGSPSAGGQRGRAPGVPGTGGTEDRGAGGRRGRAPGVPGTGGTEDQGGRGPAGLSAGGAGGRRDRAPAVPGTGGAERRGPAGPSAGGVGDRGNRAPGAGGAGDQGGRGPAGPSSGGAGGVLGRRSGVRARGC from the coding sequence ATGCGGgcggtggtgctgggccgggggccagtggggccgggggcgccgagcgccgggggccggagGGGCCGagcaccggcggtgccggggaccaggggggccggcggggctgagcgccgggggtgccggggaccgggggcaccgagcgccggcggggccggggaacaggggggccgggggcgccaagtgccgggggccggcggggccgagcgccggcagTGCCGGGGACCGGGGTCGCCGAGCGCtgggggccagcggggccgagcgccgggggtgccAGGGACTGGGGGCACCGAGGaccggggggccgggggcaggcggggccgagcgccgggggtgccggggaccgggggcaccgaggaccaggggggccgggggccggcggggctgagcgccggcggtgctgggggccggCGGGACCGAGCGCCGGCAGTGCCGGGGACtgggggcgccgagcgccgggggccagcggggccgagcgccggcggtgtCGGGGACCGGGGGaaccgagcgccgggggccggcggggccggggaccaggggggccgggggccggcggggccgagctccggcggagccgggggggtgctcggccggaggtCCGGGGTCcgggccagggggtgctga